One Amycolatopsis sp. NBC_00355 genomic window carries:
- a CDS encoding class I SAM-dependent methyltransferase gives MSTMLTYINLVDILGCMTSSSSDALFESAYRGQAPEMGQGFRPPWSIGEPQPEIAALIDTGAFHGEVLDAGCGEGATSLYLAERGFTTVGLDQSPTAIELARAETAQRGLANADFAIADISTFTGYDGRFGTVVDSTLFHSMPVELRRGYQESIVRAAAPGASYFVLVFDSATVPSGRVNPVSAEELREVVGEYWTIDEIRPARIHAKVPENFPDFADFAGSDVRDEGNGRKSTPAWLLSAHLS, from the coding sequence ATGTCAACCATGTTGACATATATCAACCTGGTTGACATCCTCGGGTGCATGACGAGCTCATCCAGCGACGCGCTGTTCGAATCCGCCTATCGTGGTCAAGCTCCCGAGATGGGGCAGGGCTTCCGGCCGCCGTGGAGCATCGGCGAACCGCAACCCGAGATCGCCGCGCTCATCGACACGGGCGCATTCCACGGCGAGGTCCTCGACGCCGGCTGCGGCGAGGGCGCAACGTCGCTCTACCTCGCCGAGCGGGGCTTCACGACGGTCGGCCTGGACCAATCACCGACCGCGATCGAGCTCGCGCGTGCGGAAACCGCCCAGCGCGGCTTGGCGAACGCCGACTTCGCGATCGCCGACATCAGCACGTTCACCGGCTACGACGGCCGTTTCGGCACCGTTGTCGACAGCACCTTGTTCCACTCGATGCCGGTCGAGCTGCGCCGGGGGTATCAGGAATCGATCGTGCGTGCCGCGGCGCCCGGCGCATCCTATTTCGTGCTGGTGTTCGACAGTGCGACCGTGCCCTCCGGCAGGGTCAACCCGGTCTCCGCGGAGGAACTGCGGGAAGTGGTGGGCGAGTACTGGACGATCGACGAGATCCGGCCGGCCCGCATCCACGCCAAGGTCCCCGAGAACTTCCCGGACTTCGCGGACTTCGCCGGCAGTGATGTCCGCGACGAGGGCAACGGCCGCAAGTCGACACCGGCCTGGCTGCTGTCGGCCCACTTGTCCTGA
- a CDS encoding MarR family winged helix-turn-helix transcriptional regulator: METSRDEPLGYLLHRVTEALRAEVAATVLEPAELAAPEYLCLRMLSQSPKSNAELAREAQVSPQAMNKVVLALQDRGLVTRPATVSSGRSLPATLTREGVTVLARLDPEVAEAEDRVLAELDEHDRRELRRLLVEAGRVVSRR; the protein is encoded by the coding sequence ATGGAAACCTCCCGGGACGAGCCGCTCGGCTACCTGCTGCACCGGGTCACCGAGGCCTTGCGCGCCGAGGTGGCCGCCACCGTGCTCGAGCCGGCGGAGCTGGCGGCGCCCGAGTACCTCTGCCTGCGGATGCTGTCGCAGTCCCCGAAGTCCAACGCCGAGTTGGCCCGCGAGGCGCAGGTGTCGCCGCAGGCGATGAACAAGGTGGTTCTCGCGTTGCAGGATCGCGGCCTGGTGACGCGACCCGCCACGGTGTCGTCAGGGAGGTCGTTGCCTGCCACGTTGACGCGCGAGGGTGTGACCGTGCTTGCGCGCCTCGATCCCGAGGTGGCCGAGGCCGAGGATCGGGTCCTGGCCGAGCTCGACGAACACGATCGGCGCGAACTCCGGCGGCTCCTCGTCGAGGCCGGCCGGGTGGTGTCCCGGCGGTGA
- a CDS encoding FAD-dependent monooxygenase translates to MDTEVLVVGAGPTGLTLANELRLAGVPVVLVDRLPRRSTLSKAGGVQSRTQEAFDQRGLLEPLLATGNHPAGIAHFAGITLPLTRDRHRHPWRSVPQVVIEGFLEQHLATQDIHVRRDHELTGVAQDEDGVTATFASGGVIRSRYLVAADGGHSTVRSLLGAEFPGRPGTVTVVAADVRLSGDDQAMTHTRSEDGHWASVFPLGTDPRGRPLRRLSLGGPGRSLPREVPVTEDELRVGLRAVFGDRVRLLELRYARRITNAARQAARYRHGRVFLAGDAAHVHLPIGAQGMNTGIQDALNLGWKLGAAVHGWAPEHLLDSYHAERHPVAAAVLRNVQAQSLLMDQQGTGDPDLLAAKDLFATLTKLRDVQYHLDDLLSGMGIRYPLPGTEAQPLIGLPAPDLNLGPVRSHELLRSGRGLLIDPAGRFAKVAAFWPDRVDRAGQDAGVEPMLIRPDGYVCWAGDPDALEPALGHWFGEPH, encoded by the coding sequence ATGGACACCGAGGTGCTCGTCGTCGGCGCCGGCCCGACCGGCCTGACGCTGGCCAACGAACTGCGGCTGGCGGGGGTGCCGGTCGTGCTGGTCGACAGGCTGCCGCGGCGCAGCACGTTGTCGAAGGCGGGCGGTGTGCAGTCCCGCACGCAGGAGGCATTCGACCAGCGCGGCCTGCTGGAACCGTTGCTGGCCACCGGAAACCACCCGGCCGGCATCGCCCACTTCGCCGGTATCACGCTCCCGCTCACCCGGGACAGGCACCGCCATCCGTGGCGGTCCGTCCCCCAGGTGGTGATCGAGGGATTCCTCGAGCAACACCTTGCCACGCAAGACATCCACGTGCGACGCGACCACGAACTGACCGGCGTCGCCCAGGACGAGGACGGGGTCACCGCGACCTTCGCGAGCGGCGGTGTCATCCGCTCCCGCTACCTGGTGGCCGCGGACGGCGGCCACAGCACGGTGCGGTCGCTGCTGGGCGCCGAATTCCCCGGCAGGCCGGGCACGGTGACCGTGGTCGCCGCCGACGTGCGATTGAGCGGCGACGACCAGGCGATGACGCACACCCGCAGTGAGGACGGGCACTGGGCGTCGGTGTTCCCGCTCGGCACCGACCCGCGGGGCAGGCCGCTGCGCCGGCTCTCGCTGGGCGGGCCGGGCCGGTCACTGCCCCGGGAGGTCCCGGTCACCGAGGACGAGCTCCGCGTGGGGCTGCGCGCCGTCTTCGGTGACCGGGTGCGACTGCTCGAACTGCGTTACGCCCGCCGCATCACCAACGCGGCCCGGCAGGCGGCGCGGTACCGGCACGGGCGGGTGTTCCTGGCCGGCGACGCCGCCCACGTGCATCTCCCGATCGGCGCGCAGGGCATGAACACCGGCATCCAGGACGCGCTCAACCTCGGCTGGAAACTCGGTGCCGCGGTGCACGGCTGGGCCCCGGAGCACCTGCTCGACAGTTACCACGCCGAACGTCACCCGGTCGCGGCCGCGGTGCTGCGCAACGTCCAGGCGCAGAGCCTGCTGATGGACCAGCAGGGCACCGGCGACCCGGATCTGCTGGCCGCCAAGGACCTGTTCGCGACCCTGACAAAGCTGCGGGACGTGCAGTACCACCTCGACGACCTGTTGTCCGGGATGGGCATCCGCTACCCGCTGCCGGGCACCGAAGCCCAGCCGCTCATCGGCCTTCCCGCGCCGGACCTGAACCTCGGCCCGGTCCGATCGCACGAGCTGCTCCGCTCCGGACGCGGCCTGCTGATCGACCCGGCCGGCAGGTTCGCCAAGGTCGCCGCCTTCTGGCCGGATCGGGTCGACCGCGCGGGTCAGGACGCCGGCGTCGAGCCGATGCTGATCCGGCCGGACGGCTACGTGTGCTGGGCGGGCGATCCGGACGCCCTCGAACCGGCGCTCGGTCACTGGTTCGGTGAGCCGCACTGA
- a CDS encoding Lrp/AsnC family transcriptional regulator → MESDYDELDRRLVHALQINGRAPFSTIAEVLGVSDRTIARRYARLRAAGAVRVLGGVDPTALGAVLWFLRVRCAPAASVPVAEALARRTDTSWVSITSGGTEITCTVRTEREADSEALLLAKLPRTPRVEGVTAHSVLHAFYGGPDSLVAKLGSLDDEAIERLRPPPVPYRPGPVRLDDGDRKLLAALATDGRAELEQLAAVTGWSPTTVRRRMTELRERGVLYLDIDVDGSLLGIGPRTLLWLSVAPAYLEEVGTALAGHPEIAFAAATTGPTNLYATVVCADQRVLYRYLTTRVAMLPAITHIETAPVIRTVKQAASRT, encoded by the coding sequence GTGGAATCCGACTACGACGAGCTGGATCGACGGCTCGTGCACGCCCTGCAGATCAACGGCCGGGCCCCGTTCAGCACGATCGCCGAGGTTCTCGGCGTGTCGGATCGCACCATCGCCCGCCGGTACGCCCGGTTGCGGGCGGCCGGGGCGGTGCGGGTGCTCGGCGGCGTCGACCCGACCGCGCTGGGCGCGGTGCTGTGGTTCCTGCGGGTGCGCTGCGCGCCCGCAGCGTCGGTCCCGGTCGCCGAGGCGCTCGCCCGGCGCACTGACACGTCCTGGGTGAGCATCACCTCCGGCGGCACCGAGATCACCTGCACCGTCCGCACCGAACGCGAGGCCGACAGCGAAGCGCTGCTGCTGGCCAAGCTCCCCCGCACCCCACGCGTCGAGGGAGTGACCGCGCACTCCGTGCTGCACGCGTTCTACGGCGGCCCGGACAGCCTGGTCGCCAAGCTCGGGTCATTGGACGATGAGGCGATCGAGCGGCTACGCCCGCCCCCGGTGCCGTACCGGCCGGGACCGGTGCGGCTCGACGACGGCGACCGCAAGCTCCTCGCCGCGCTCGCCACCGACGGCCGGGCCGAGCTCGAGCAGCTGGCCGCGGTGACCGGCTGGTCGCCGACGACGGTCCGGCGCCGGATGACCGAGCTTCGCGAACGCGGGGTGCTGTACCTGGACATCGACGTCGACGGAAGCCTGTTGGGTATCGGACCTCGGACGCTGCTCTGGCTCTCGGTCGCCCCCGCGTACCTGGAGGAGGTCGGTACGGCGCTGGCCGGGCATCCGGAGATCGCGTTCGCCGCCGCCACGACCGGGCCGACGAACCTCTACGCGACCGTGGTGTGCGCGGACCAGCGAGTGCTGTACCGGTACCTGACCACCCGGGTGGCCATGCTGCCCGCCATCACCCACATCGAGACCGCACCGGTGATCAGGACCGTCAAGCAGGCCGCGAGCCGGACGTAG
- a CDS encoding IS110 family transposase codes for MAEKGFVLLEVAVPSLLTSSRRGKENRMPVIIGMDPHKRSATIEVINERGDMVTVGKFGTDQLGYTEMLSAGRRFAERVWAVEGCNGVGRHIAHRLVHDGEMVLDVPAKLSAQVRVFATGNGRKTDPVDAHSVALAALRAPNLVRVQADPELVVLGMLVDRRDELGRARTQTVNRLHRLLLELFPGGAKKFLSATQARALVATVKPRDIVGKTRRRLIVELITELETIDKKTKAAEKDLRELVIARGSTLLDLHGIGPSGAARLLADVGDIHRFGNRDRFASWNGTAPLDASSGEQQRHRLSRAGNRRINRTLHIMGVVQLRNSTAGRVYFDGKKAAGKTSMEAMRALKRRLSNVVYARMLADQKRREAAGPGGHSGTTLRSSVTGLTPDTGPLDKPQPEPAASQPTPVRATP; via the coding sequence GTGGCTGAAAAGGGGTTTGTTCTGCTCGAAGTAGCGGTGCCCTCCTTGCTGACATCGTCACGTCGAGGCAAGGAGAACCGCATGCCCGTGATTATCGGGATGGATCCGCATAAGCGTTCAGCCACGATCGAGGTGATCAACGAACGCGGTGACATGGTTACGGTCGGGAAGTTCGGCACTGACCAGCTCGGCTATACGGAAATGCTGTCGGCCGGGCGTCGGTTCGCCGAGCGGGTATGGGCAGTGGAAGGTTGTAACGGCGTCGGCCGGCATATCGCCCACCGGCTGGTCCATGACGGTGAGATGGTGCTGGACGTGCCGGCGAAGTTGTCGGCGCAGGTGCGGGTGTTCGCCACGGGCAACGGCCGCAAGACCGACCCCGTCGACGCGCACTCCGTCGCCTTGGCCGCGTTGCGCGCACCGAACCTGGTCCGAGTCCAGGCCGATCCTGAGCTGGTCGTACTGGGCATGCTCGTCGATCGCCGTGACGAGCTCGGCCGCGCCAGAACTCAGACCGTCAACCGTCTTCACCGGCTGCTGCTGGAGCTGTTTCCCGGCGGTGCGAAGAAGTTCCTGTCCGCGACACAGGCCCGTGCGCTCGTGGCGACGGTCAAACCGCGGGACATCGTGGGCAAGACCCGCCGCCGTCTGATCGTCGAGTTGATCACCGAACTCGAGACGATCGACAAGAAGACCAAGGCCGCGGAAAAGGATCTTCGTGAGCTGGTGATCGCCCGCGGCTCCACGCTGCTCGACCTGCACGGCATCGGCCCGTCCGGCGCCGCGCGGCTGCTGGCCGACGTCGGCGACATCCACCGGTTCGGCAACCGGGATCGATTCGCGTCCTGGAATGGCACCGCACCGCTGGACGCGTCGTCCGGCGAGCAGCAACGGCATCGGTTGTCCCGTGCCGGTAATCGCAGGATCAACCGGACGCTGCACATCATGGGCGTCGTCCAGCTCCGTAATTCCACCGCCGGCCGCGTCTATTTCGATGGCAAGAAAGCTGCGGGCAAGACGTCGATGGAAGCGATGCGGGCCCTCAAACGACGCTTATCGAACGTCGTCTACGCCCGCATGCTCGCCGATCAGAAGCGACGTGAGGCGGCAGGTCCGGGAGGGCACTCGGGGACGACTCTGCGATCCAGCGTGACCGGCCTGACCCCGGACACCGGCCCTTTGGACAAGCCACAACCCGAACCTGCCGCCAGCCAGCCTACCCCCGTCAGAGCCACCCCTTGA
- a CDS encoding alpha/beta hydrolase, whose protein sequence is MTVPLDAELQVAYDAFMAEEPELKRMSLEMLAGIRAEVDAAVAMLDDFGRGGRFTVSQPSVPGPDGDSEIPLLICTPAGAPVSRPVLYFMHGGGFFCNDHRTGLDQFLDTAERFGATLISIGYRLAPEHRYPAQVDDAYAGLLWVVDHADELGIDPNRIVVTGPSAGGGLSAALALTVRDKGGPRLLGQLLMAPMLDDRNDSASAMQMDGIEFWNRSHNLFGWSSLLGDLQGGTDVPQYAAPARATDLAGLPPAFLDVGSAEGLRDEVIGYAGRIWEAGGRAELHVWPGGFHAFDREVPDARISKAAIAARHNWLERLLATD, encoded by the coding sequence GTGACCGTTCCGCTCGATGCCGAACTTCAGGTCGCTTACGACGCCTTCATGGCGGAAGAGCCGGAGTTGAAGCGGATGAGCCTCGAGATGTTGGCGGGGATCCGTGCGGAGGTCGACGCCGCGGTGGCCATGCTCGACGACTTCGGCCGCGGTGGGCGTTTCACCGTCTCCCAGCCTTCGGTGCCCGGTCCGGATGGCGACTCCGAGATCCCGCTGCTGATCTGCACGCCCGCCGGTGCGCCCGTGTCGCGGCCGGTGCTCTACTTCATGCATGGTGGTGGCTTCTTCTGCAACGATCACCGCACCGGGCTCGACCAGTTCCTCGACACGGCCGAGCGGTTCGGAGCCACCCTGATCTCGATCGGCTACCGGCTCGCGCCCGAGCACCGCTATCCCGCCCAGGTCGACGACGCCTACGCCGGTCTGCTGTGGGTCGTCGACCACGCGGACGAACTCGGTATCGACCCGAACCGCATCGTCGTCACCGGTCCCAGCGCCGGCGGTGGCCTGAGTGCTGCGCTGGCCCTGACCGTGCGCGACAAGGGCGGTCCTCGCCTGCTCGGCCAACTGTTGATGGCTCCCATGCTTGATGATCGCAACGACAGTGCTTCGGCCATGCAGATGGACGGGATCGAATTCTGGAACCGCAGCCACAACCTGTTCGGCTGGAGCTCGCTGCTGGGCGATCTCCAGGGCGGCACGGACGTACCGCAGTACGCCGCGCCCGCACGCGCCACAGACCTGGCCGGTCTGCCGCCCGCGTTCCTCGATGTCGGTTCTGCGGAGGGCCTGCGTGACGAGGTCATCGGCTACGCCGGCAGGATCTGGGAGGCGGGTGGTAGGGCCGAACTGCACGTGTGGCCCGGCGGATTCCACGCCTTCGATCGGGAGGTTCCCGACGCGCGGATCAGCAAGGCCGCTATCGCGGCGCGCCACAACTGGCTGGAACGCCTCCTCGCCACCGACTGA
- a CDS encoding DUF2283 domain-containing protein — protein MINLDFDEGGQLVGVEVLAASSKLPRYLLDAAERIDGEDQERG, from the coding sequence ATGATCAACCTGGACTTCGATGAAGGCGGACAGCTCGTCGGTGTCGAGGTGCTTGCAGCGAGTTCCAAGCTGCCTCGGTACCTGCTCGACGCGGCCGAGCGAATCGATGGCGAGGATCAGGAGCGCGGCTGA